Part of the Caldanaerobius fijiensis DSM 17918 genome is shown below.
ATATAGTGTTAAAGTTACATTTGAAGAAGGTCTAAGAAAAGTAATAGATTGGTATAAAATGAGGTGAATTTTTTTGCCTAAGATATTACAGGTCTGTGCTGTTGATTTTACAGTTAAAAATTTACTGCTTCCTTTGATTGATAGATTAAAAAAAGAAGGATTTGAAGTTGAGATTGCTTGCTCCGAAGGCAAAGAATCAAAAGAATTAGAAAAGCGTGGATATGTATTCAAATATGTAAAAATAGATAGAAAAATAAGCCTTATATCTAATGTAAAATCAATTATTAACCTATATAGGATTATGAAAGATGGGAAATATGATATTGTTCATGTCCATACTCCAGTCGCCAGTGTTTTAGGTAGGATAGCGGCGAAACTGGCACATATTCCTGTGATCATTTATACGGCTCATGGGTTTTATTTTCATGAAAATATGTCTAAAATAAGCTATAAAATATTTACGAGTATAGAGAAGATAATGGGAAGATATTTTACAGACTACATATTTACTCAAAGTCAAGAAGATTACGATACGGCAATTAAATTAGGGATTATAGATAAAGATAAAATCACATGCATAAGTAATGGTGTAGACATTAATAGATTCAATCAGGAAAATGTAAAAATTAATATAGAAGATTACAAAAGAAGTTTAGGCATATCTGCTGATAATAGTAAAATTATCTGTTTTGTAGGTAGGTTAGTTAAAGAAAAAGGTATTTTGGATCTTCTTGAAGCTTTTAAATATTTGGTTGATGACTATGATATTTATATTTAATGATAGTAGGTGATGCTTCATTAGATGAAAGGGATGTAGGGACAAAACAAAAAATTGAGTTATATTTGCAAGATGAAAAGTTGAGAAATCGAATAATTTTGACAGGTACTAGAAATGATATTCCGGAATTATTAAAGATAAGTGATTTTTTTATATTGCCGTCTTATAGAGAAGGAATGCCCAGGTCTATTATAGAAGCAATGGCTATGGGTAAGCCTGTTATTGCGACAAATATAAGGGGTTGTAGAGAAGAAGTTGTAAATGGAGAAACTGGATTTTTGGTAGACGTAAATTCCCCAAAAGAAATATATGAAGCTACAAGGAAATTACTTGATGATGAAAGTTTGGCAAAAAAGCTTGGCGATAACGGTAGAAAAAGGGCAGAGAAATTTTTTAATGAGAGTTTGGTGCTGGATAAGGAAATAACGGTTATTAAATCGTTTTTTACATAATGATAGTGGGTGTTGGTAATAATGGAGAGAAATATTAGCAAAGTTCTTTTTATAGCAACTGTTGAATGTCATATATTAAATTTTCATATTCCTTTTATACAGTATTTTCAAAACAAAGGATATGAAGTTCATGTGGCGACGAAATTAGGAAATAGACAGGACGAACTAAAAAAATTAGGAGTTGTGTATTATAACGTTGATTTTGTAAGATCGCCGTATTCATTTTCTAATGTGAAGGCATTAAAGCAATTGATAAATATTATGAAAAAAAATAAATATTCACTAGTCCATGTTCATACTCCCGTTGGAGCTTTTTTAGGGCGATTGGCTGCAATAATCACTGGTACAAAGCCAGTACTTTATACAGCTCATGGTTTCCATTTTTATAAAGGAGCGCCGATTAAGAACTGGTTCGTATATTATACAATGGAGCGATTGGTTGCCCGTTGGACCGATGGTTTGATAACGATGAATGATGAGGATTATAAT
Proteins encoded:
- a CDS encoding glycosyltransferase, with the translated sequence MPKILQVCAVDFTVKNLLLPLIDRLKKEGFEVEIACSEGKESKELEKRGYVFKYVKIDRKISLISNVKSIINLYRIMKDGKYDIVHVHTPVASVLGRIAAKLAHIPVIIYTAHGFYFHENMSKISYKIFTSIEKIMGRYFTDYIFTQSQEDYDTAIKLGIIDKDKITCISNGVDINRFNQENVKINIEDYKRSLGISADNSKIICFVGRLVKEKGILDLLEAFKYLVDDYDIYI
- a CDS encoding glycosyltransferase, whose amino-acid sequence is MIVGDASLDERDVGTKQKIELYLQDEKLRNRIILTGTRNDIPELLKISDFFILPSYREGMPRSIIEAMAMGKPVIATNIRGCREEVVNGETGFLVDVNSPKEIYEATRKLLDDESLAKKLGDNGRKRAEKFFNESLVLDKEITVIKSFFT